A part of Gossypium hirsutum isolate 1008001.06 chromosome A07, Gossypium_hirsutum_v2.1, whole genome shotgun sequence genomic DNA contains:
- the LOC107898196 gene encoding loganic acid O-methyltransferase, with the protein MEMANEEPKTVTQQITMKGGDGPLSYAQNSSLQKEVVDATKAMIIRAIANNLDMDKFCSQSSSQTFRIADFGCSIGPNTIFSMQNIIQALEQKHHETNHGNSSTILEFQLFFNDHSSNDFNTLFKSIPPSWPYFVAGVPGSFYGRLFPKSSIHIGHSSNALQWLSKVPQEVVDCKSPAYNDGSIYCRGIEKEVTKAYVAQFEKDMESFLNGRGEELVNGGLMVILMGGVPNGIPLSHTAIGKFYDLFGSCLLDLTNKGLVNEEKVKSFNLPLYFPSAKEVKELIERNGRFSIESMNEITEQLKRGQPLPSTQNCISHVRAGFEGLINDHFGAEIVDEFFACYANKHLQSGFVFGDNAVDNTLMFMILKRI; encoded by the exons ATGGAAATGGCCAATGAAGAGCCCAAAACGGTGACTCAACAAATCACCATGAAAGGTGGGGATGGCCCATTAAGCTATGCCCAGAACTCTAGTTTGCAG AAAGAAGTTGTGGACGCTACAAAAGCAATGATCATTCGTGCAATCGCAAACAACCTTGACATGGACAAGTTTTGTTCCCAATCTTCTTCTCAAACATTTCGAATAGCAGATTTTGGGTGTTCCATTGGACCAAACACAATTTTCTCCATGCAAAACATCATACAAGCATTAGAACAAAAACACCACGAAACCAACCATGGAAACTCATCCACCATTCTCGaatttcaattgtttttcaatGATCATTCGAGCAACGATTTCAACACCCTTTTCAAATCCATCCCTCCCTCGTGGCCATACTTTGTCGCCGGTGTTCCAGGTTCGTTTTACGGTCGATTGTTCCCGAAATCATCTATTCATATCGGACATTCATCCAACGCGCTGCAATGGTTGTCCAAAGTTCCACAAGAAGTGGTTGATTGTAAGTCTCCAGCTTACAACGATGGAAGTATATATTGTCGTGGAATTGAAAAGGAAGTGACCAAAGCGTAtgtagctcaatttgagaaagaTATGGAAAGCTTTTTGAATGGTAGAGGTGAAGAACTTGTTAATGGAGGGCTGATGGTAATCCTTATGGGTGGAGTTCCCAATGGAATCCCTTTATCTCATACTGCAATTGGCAAATTTTATGACCTTTTTGGATCTTGCCTTCTGGATTTGACTAACaag GGATTAGTCAATGAAGAAAAGGTGAAATCTTTCAACTTGCCCTTATACTTTCCCTCGGCTAAGGAGGTAAAGGAATTAATTGAGAGAAACGGGCGTTTCAGCATCGAAAGCATGAACGAAATAACCGAGCAACTAAAACGTGGGCAGCCATTGCCGAGTACCCAAAACTGTATATCTCACGTAAGAGCTGGATTCGAAGGATTGATTAATGACCATTTCGGAGCAGAGATCGTTGACGAGTTCTTCGCATGTTACGCTAACAAGCATTTACAATCTGGCTTCGTATTTGGAGACAATGCTGTTGACAATACTTTGATGTTTATGATTCTCAAGCGCATTTAA
- the LOC107899380 gene encoding EEF1A lysine methyltransferase 2 — translation MAVFRLAPEESPDATQQHPPPQQQLQAGREVASDDERSVAADSWSIKSDYGSTLDDEQRHADAAEALSSVANFRAALNYSSDKDEADADAMTTVLGLQNYRNGAYADELTSFCDHSHAGEIWIGAEIMDTVTSWTKNLCIDISQGHMPNHVDEAKREPVAQDEKYLSCWSVLDIGTGNGLLLQELAKQGFTDLTGIDYSEVAIDFARSHADRDGFSSIKFLVDDILETKLERQFQLVMDKGTLDAIGLHPDGPIKRMMYWDSVSKLVAPGGVLVITSCNHTKDELVQEVENFNHRNAGMLPQDPNTIKDRETHRDCPPYQYLNHVRTYPTFMFGGSLGAHVATVAFVRN, via the exons ATGGCAGTATTCAGATTGGCGCCGGAAGAGTCACCGGATGCAACCCAACAACATCCACCGCCGCAACAACAGCTGCAGGCCGGTCGAGAAGTGGCGTCCGACGACGAGCGGTCGGTGGCTGCAGATTCCTGGTCTATAAAGAGCGATTACGGGAGCACACTTGACGATGAGCAGCGCCACGCTGATGCTGCCGAAGCCCTCTCCTCCGTTGCCAATTTCCGTGCTGCCCTTAATTACag TTCTGACAAGGATGAAGCCGATGCTGATGCTATGACAACAGTGCTTGGTCTTCAGAATTATAGGAACGGTGCATATGCAGATGAGCTGACAAGTTTTTGTGATCATAGTCATGCTGGTGAAATTTG GATTGGAGCTGAAATCATGGATACTGTTACTTCTTGGACCAAAAACTTGTGTATTGATATTTCTCAAGGTCACATGCCAAATCATGTTGACGAGGCCAAGCGTGAGCCTGTTGCACAGGATGAGAAATATTTGTCTTGCTGGAGTGTACTTGACATTGGCACTGGCAATGGTCTACTCCTTCAAGAACTAGCTAAGCAGGG GTTCACGGATTTGACTGGTATTGATTATAGCGAGGTTGCAATTGACTTCGCTCGAAGTCATGCTGACAGAGATGGATTTTCAAGCATCAAGTTTCTG GTTGATGATATTCTTGAGACAAAGTTGGAAAGACAATTTCAACTTGTCATGGATAAGGGGACTCTTGATGCCATTGGCTTGCATCCTGATGGACCTATCAAAAG GATGATGTACTGGGACTCGGTCTCGAAGTTGGTTGCCCCAGGTGGTGTGTTA GTGATTACATCTTGCAACCATACAAAAGATGAATTGGTACAAGAGGTGGAAAATTTCAATCATAGAAATGCTGGAATGCTGCCCCAAGACCCAAATACAATCAAGGACCGAGAAACACACAGAGATTGCCCCCCGTACCAATATCTGAACCATGTTCGAACTTATCCGACATTCATGTTCGGCGGATCTCTGGGAGCACATGTTGCTACTGTCGCATTCGTACGGAACTAA